A region of Anopheles merus strain MAF chromosome 2R, AmerM5.1, whole genome shotgun sequence DNA encodes the following proteins:
- the LOC121590667 gene encoding probable pseudouridine-5'-phosphatase isoform X1 — MSRLFGSSSGSVLGTAGSKMSSFRKVTHCIFDMDGLLLDTENLYTQVTQSIAEPYGKTYTWEIKQTIMGLQRDEAAEAIVAALELPLTPAEYVQISTERINRVMEECQLMPGAERLVRHLHKHNVPIALATSSGADSVEVKTKNHRELFELFGHKVMGSSDPDVKEGKPAPDIFLVAADRFPDRPAPDQCLVFEDAPNGVTAAIAAGMQAVMVPDPHIEEDQRKHATVVLKSLEDFHPEQFGLPAFTS, encoded by the exons ATGAGCCGGTTATtcggtagtagtagtggttcGGTGCTCGGTACGGCCGGAAGCAAAATGTCGTCGTTCCGCAAGGTGACTCACTGTATCTTCGACATGGACGGGCTGTTGCTTG ACACGGAAAATCTTTACACGCAGGTAACGCAATCGATCGCGGAACCGTACGGCAAAACGTACACGTGGGAGATCAAGCAAACGATCATGGGACTGCAGCGGGACGAAGCGGCTGAAGCGATCGTCGCCGCCCTCGAGCTACCGCTGACACCGGCCGAGTACGTGCAGATATCGACCGAGCGGATCAATCGCGTGATGGAAGAGTGTCAGCTAATGCCAG GCGCCGAGCGGCTGGTGCGCCATCTGCACAAACACAACGTGCCGATCGCGCTGGCCACCAGCTCGGGAGCGGATTCGGTCGAGGTGAAGACAAAGAACCACCGCGAGCTGTTCGAGCTGTTCGGGCACAAGGTGATGGGTTCGTCCGATCCCGACGTGAAGGAAGGTAAGCCGGCGCCCGACATCTTCCTGGTCGCGGCCGACCGCTTCCCGGACCGGCCCGCTCCCGACCAGTGCCTGGTGTTTGAAGATGCGCCGAACGGTGTGACGGCAGCGATTGCGGCCGGCATGCAGGCCGTCATGGTGCCCGATCCGCACATCGAGGAGGACCAGCGGAAGCACGCGACGGTTGTGCTGAAATCACTCGAGGACTTCCACCCGGAACAGTTCGGTTTGCCGGCGTTTACGTCGTGA
- the LOC121590667 gene encoding probable pseudouridine-5'-phosphatase isoform X2, whose amino-acid sequence MSRLFGSSSGSVLGTAGSKMSSFRKVTHCIFDMDGLLLDTEKIYENILRDLLKSYNSPYPWPTRMKVMGTTEQRTCSILVNDLKLPCSVDEFLARFRRDQLLHLGRAPLMQGAERLVRHLHKHNVPIALATSSGADSVEVKTKNHRELFELFGHKVMGSSDPDVKEGKPAPDIFLVAADRFPDRPAPDQCLVFEDAPNGVTAAIAAGMQAVMVPDPHIEEDQRKHATVVLKSLEDFHPEQFGLPAFTS is encoded by the exons ATGAGCCGGTTATtcggtagtagtagtggttcGGTGCTCGGTACGGCCGGAAGCAAAATGTCGTCGTTCCGCAAGGTGACTCACTGTATCTTCGACATGGACGGGCTGTTGCTTG ATACGGAGAAGATCTACGAAAACATCTTGCGCGATCTGTTGAAATCGTACAACTCGCCGTACCCGTGGCCGACGCGCATGAAGGTGATGGGCACAACGGAACAGCGCACCTGCTCGATACTGGTGAACGATCTGAAGCTGCCCTGCTCGGTGGATGAGTTTCTGGCGCGATTCCGTCGCGATCAGTTGCTACACCTCGGCCGGGCGCCGCTAATGCAAG GCGCCGAGCGGCTGGTGCGCCATCTGCACAAACACAACGTGCCGATCGCGCTGGCCACCAGCTCGGGAGCGGATTCGGTCGAGGTGAAGACAAAGAACCACCGCGAGCTGTTCGAGCTGTTCGGGCACAAGGTGATGGGTTCGTCCGATCCCGACGTGAAGGAAGGTAAGCCGGCGCCCGACATCTTCCTGGTCGCGGCCGACCGCTTCCCGGACCGGCCCGCTCCCGACCAGTGCCTGGTGTTTGAAGATGCGCCGAACGGTGTGACGGCAGCGATTGCGGCCGGCATGCAGGCCGTCATGGTGCCCGATCCGCACATCGAGGAGGACCAGCGGAAGCACGCGACGGTTGTGCTGAAATCACTCGAGGACTTCCACCCGGAACAGTTCGGTTTGCCGGCGTTTACGTCGTGA